In Monodelphis domestica isolate mMonDom1 chromosome 3, mMonDom1.pri, whole genome shotgun sequence, the following proteins share a genomic window:
- the LOC100618822 gene encoding mas-related G-protein coupled receptor member X4-like yields MAESPSPEQLESLVNMTVQMSTNSSLDAPTKAPEEFVLVNWMDMLSLVIALVGMVGNSIVLWLLGFRTRRSPFSVYILNLAAADALLLGSCFGYFMWRIFGNSKRRVMKLLWRSILNLPYCVGLSLLAAISTERCLSVLFPLWYRCHRPKHMSAAVCAFLWALLGLFWGVLGVLPFLIKVHISDFNFVLRFVQLGWFVLLTCVLGVSSLTLVLRVQCSSQRRRPPRLYLLVLLTVLVFLLCGLPWGVLDAIWFFSGSRLIPYKLCRLLACVNCSANPFIYFFLGSQWCRRGREPLRVVLQRALGEEPVGGNGGRDTSHSNTLDELS; encoded by the coding sequence ATGGCTGAGTCTCCCTCACCTGAGCAGCTGGAATCTTTGGTTAACATGACAGTGCAGATGAGTACAAATTCGAGTTTAGATGCTCCGACTAAGGCACCTGAAGAATTTGTCTTAGTCAACTGGATGGATATGCTCTCTCTGGTCATTGCCCTGGTCGGTATGGTGGGGAACAGCATCGTCCTGTGGCTGCTGGGCTTCCGCACCCGGAGGAGCCCCTTCTCGGTCTACATCCTCAACCTGGCCGCAGCCGACGCCCTCTTGCTTGGTAGCTGCTTTGGGTATTTCATGTGGAGAATTTTTGGAAATTCAAAACGTCGCGTCATGAAGCTGCTGTGGCGCAGCATCCTAAACCTTCCCTACTGTGTGGGTCTGAGCCTGCTGGCGGCGATCAGCACTGAGCGCTGCCTCTCTGTGCTCTTCCCCCTCTGGTACAGATGTCACCGCCCCAAGCACATGTCTGCAGCTGTGTGCGCCTTCCTATGGGCTCTGCTGGGCCTGTTTTGGGGAGTATTGGGGGTTCTTCCTTTCCTTATCAAGGTCCACATCTCTGATTTCAACTTCGTTCTACGTTTTGTCCAGTTAGGGTGGTTCGTCCTCCTCACCTGTGTGCTGGGCGTGTCCAGCCTGACGCTGGTGCTGAGGGTCCAGTGCAGCTCCCAGCGCAGGCGGCCACCCAGGCTCTACCTCCTGGTGCTGCTCACAGTCCTTGTGTTCCTGCTCTGCGGCCTGCCCTGGGGGGTTCTTGATGCAATTTGGTTTTTTAGCGGCTCCCGTTTAATACCTTACAAGCTCTGCAGGCTCCTGGCCTGTGTGAATTGCAGTGCAAACCCTTTCATTTACTTCTTCCTGGGCAGCCAATGGTGTAGAAGAGGGAGGGAGCCGCTCAGGGTGGTCCTGCAGAGGGCCCTGGGGGAGGAGCCGGTGGGAGGGAATGGGGGGAGGGACACATCTCACTCCAACACTCTGGATGAATTATCCTGA